AAGGCCGACACCGGGAACGGCAGCAGCATCCAGATCACGTTGTCGGAGTGGGATAAGCCGGTCAGCGTCTCCAAGCCCGCCGTCTGACGGGCCCGGTGATGGCTGAGTCTGTGGACACCGCTGCACACCGGGTGGGGACCTCCGGCCGCAGCCGCCGGATCGTGATCAGCGCGGGTAGCCTCGCCGTTCTGCTCGGGGCGCTCGACACATATGTCGTGGTCACGATCATGGTCGACATCATGTCGACGGTCGGCATCCCGGTGAACAAGCTGCAGCAGGTCACCCCGATCATCACCTGGTACATGCTGGGCTACATCGCGGCGATGCCGCTGCTGGGCCGGCTGTCCGACCGCTTCGGACGCAAGCTCATGCTGCAGCTGTCCTTGGTCACGTTCGCGGCCGGCTCGGTGGTGACCGCGCTGTCCACCGACCTGACCATGCTGGTGGTCGGCCGGCTCGTCCAGGGCGTCGCCGCAGGCGCCCTGCTGCCCGTGACGCTCGCGCTGGCGGCCGACCTGTGGGCCGCCCGCAGCCGGGCCGCGGTACTCGGCGGCATCGGCGCCGCCCAGGAGCTGGGCAGTGTGCTCGGCCCGCTGTACGGCATCGGTGTGGTGCTGCTGCTGGGCAAGTGGCAGGACGTGTTCTGGATCAACGTGCCGCTGACGCTGATCGCGATGGTGGCGATCCACTTCAGCCTGCCTTCCCACGACCGCAGCGAGAACCCCGAAAAGGTCGACCTGGTCGGCGGCATCCTGCTCGCGATCGCATTGGGCCTGGCCGTGATCGGGTTGTACAACCCGAACCCCGACGGCAAGACGCTGCTGCCGCCGCACGGCCTGGTCCTGGTCATCGGCGCGATCGTCGCGGCCATCGCATTCTTCGTCTGGGAGCGGTTTGCCCGCACCCGGTTGATCGAACCGGCCGGCGTCCGGTTCGTGCCGTTCCTGGCCTCGCTGGGCACCTCGCTGTGCGCGGGCGCGGCGCTGATGGTCACGCTGGTCAACGTCGAACTGTTCGGCCAGGGCGTGCTGGGCAAGGACCAGACGCAGGCCGCGTTCCTGCTGCTGCACTTCTTGATCGCGCTGCCGATCGGAGCGCTCATCGGCGGCTGGATCGCCACCCGGATCGGCGACCGGATCGTCGCCGTGGTCGGCATGCTGATCGCCTCGGG
This is a stretch of genomic DNA from Mycobacterium sp. ELW1. It encodes these proteins:
- a CDS encoding MFS transporter encodes the protein MAESVDTAAHRVGTSGRSRRIVISAGSLAVLLGALDTYVVVTIMVDIMSTVGIPVNKLQQVTPIITWYMLGYIAAMPLLGRLSDRFGRKLMLQLSLVTFAAGSVVTALSTDLTMLVVGRLVQGVAAGALLPVTLALAADLWAARSRAAVLGGIGAAQELGSVLGPLYGIGVVLLLGKWQDVFWINVPLTLIAMVAIHFSLPSHDRSENPEKVDLVGGILLAIALGLAVIGLYNPNPDGKTLLPPHGLVLVIGAIVAAIAFFVWERFARTRLIEPAGVRFVPFLASLGTSLCAGAALMVTLVNVELFGQGVLGKDQTQAAFLLLHFLIALPIGALIGGWIATRIGDRIVAVVGMLIASGAYLLVSHWGTNVATTRHDLGFVSLPVIDTDLALAGFGLGLVIGPLTSAALRVVPAAQHGIASSLVVVARMTGMLIGVAALSAWGLYRFNQILATLPSPGGNSLAAKIAGEAERYRTAFAMQYGSIFFVTVIVCLVGAGLALFVGGRQAHAGSADAESSLTPSQ